The Cohnella abietis genome has a segment encoding these proteins:
- a CDS encoding sigma-70 family RNA polymerase sigma factor, with product MTDLAWKTDLQLACAGDRDAFARLIREMQNEMYGMAKTLLHKDEDCADAIQEAILKAYRSIKRLREPAYFRTWMFRILIHECQQLYRKQKRTSPSDKLPERHAYEAAVDLDLQDAVNRLDESLRTLVKLHYYADLPLSQIAEMLGVSEGTLKSRLHRARKQLASWLSLSEKGGIGYELQ from the coding sequence TTGACTGACTTAGCATGGAAAACAGATCTACAGCTGGCATGCGCTGGTGATCGTGATGCTTTTGCTAGACTCATCCGCGAAATGCAAAACGAGATGTACGGAATGGCTAAGACATTATTACATAAGGATGAAGATTGCGCAGATGCAATTCAAGAAGCGATATTAAAAGCTTATCGAAGCATTAAGCGATTAAGGGAGCCTGCTTATTTTCGCACGTGGATGTTTCGAATTCTCATCCATGAGTGCCAGCAGCTTTATCGCAAGCAGAAAAGAACCTCCCCATCAGACAAGCTGCCGGAACGCCATGCATATGAAGCAGCAGTAGACTTGGATTTGCAGGATGCCGTTAATCGATTAGACGAGTCGCTAAGAACCTTGGTGAAGCTGCACTATTATGCAGATTTGCCGCTCTCGCAAATTGCTGAGATGTTAGGCGTGTCTGAAGGTACATTGAAATCGAGACTGCACCGGGCAAGAAAACAATTGGCCTCGTGGTTAAGCCTATCTGAGAAAGGTGGAATCGGTTATGAGCTTCAATGA
- a CDS encoding DUF4179 domain-containing protein → MSFNELDTLLKDQRMATPSSVPPSVAKAIDEALFYLPDRHSLIQSTRRKRATMYWAASFAVLGCVIIASALYESRTTAPGSTIQEPIELTQATSIRALLDLESTGSPFRNFLKNDKSNAAIASVVDQGVTLTVRDVIYDGYELSVRYSVSSEKDIEGYTLDGDLSMDGRSIGKIGYIQSEESGQLEHYYEKLDSEHYEGLVRTWKLSHSQYRPESFHLKLEVSKVGSLTGKWSLDIPAKKTSDIIVINPDLSKSSELGTLSLRKVELSPVSTQLNYAFKPGKVDRKASIGIELTDDLGYPYGSVINRDYKAFTRLEFGPVVAGAKTLIVRSFYYDDRNWQKAEPSDYIRTPMLKQPTQEEPLVLSLGEAGEMYITGIEYLSDRTIVHSRFDSTVNGAFQIEDENGNSLPLLLWGLGGDVEFKPIPRDAQLTFLTRPTFPHIYIPELELRVDLPQ, encoded by the coding sequence ATGAGCTTCAATGAGCTTGATACTCTTCTAAAAGACCAACGAATGGCAACGCCAAGCAGCGTTCCTCCGAGCGTAGCTAAAGCCATTGATGAAGCGTTATTTTACTTGCCGGACCGTCATTCGCTTATTCAGTCGACAAGGAGAAAACGCGCAACCATGTATTGGGCAGCATCGTTTGCCGTACTAGGCTGTGTGATTATTGCGTCTGCATTATATGAATCTAGGACAACTGCACCGGGCTCTACCATTCAGGAACCCATCGAATTAACGCAAGCGACCTCGATACGAGCTTTACTAGATTTAGAAAGCACTGGTTCCCCATTTCGTAATTTCTTAAAAAATGATAAAAGTAATGCGGCAATAGCAAGTGTAGTGGATCAAGGAGTCACTTTAACAGTTCGAGACGTTATCTATGATGGATATGAGTTATCTGTGCGATATTCCGTAAGCTCGGAGAAAGACATTGAAGGATATACTCTGGATGGTGATTTAAGTATGGATGGTCGTAGTATTGGTAAAATCGGCTATATCCAGTCTGAGGAGTCTGGTCAATTGGAGCATTATTACGAGAAGCTAGATTCCGAGCATTACGAAGGATTAGTGAGAACATGGAAGCTCAGCCATAGCCAATACCGCCCTGAATCGTTTCATTTAAAGCTCGAGGTTTCAAAAGTTGGCAGCTTAACAGGGAAGTGGTCCTTGGACATCCCGGCAAAGAAAACATCAGACATTATCGTGATCAACCCGGATCTGAGCAAATCTTCTGAGCTCGGGACATTGAGCTTGCGCAAAGTAGAGCTTTCCCCAGTATCTACGCAATTAAATTATGCATTTAAGCCAGGGAAGGTGGACAGGAAGGCTAGCATAGGGATTGAGCTTACGGATGACTTAGGCTATCCGTATGGAAGTGTAATCAATAGGGACTACAAGGCATTCACCAGGTTAGAATTTGGACCTGTCGTTGCTGGGGCAAAGACTTTAATTGTTCGTTCGTTTTATTATGATGATAGAAATTGGCAGAAGGCAGAGCCAAGTGACTATATCCGAACTCCGATGCTTAAGCAGCCGACGCAAGAAGAGCCGCTAGTGTTATCTCTTGGTGAAGCGGGGGAAATGTATATTACAGGCATTGAATATTTGTCTGACAGAACGATCGTGCATTCACGGTTCGACAGCACAGTAAATGGTGCATTCCAAATCGAAGATGAGAATGGGAATAGTCTACCCTTGCTATTATGGGGATTAGGCGGGGATGTAGAATTCAAGCCAATTCCAAGAGATGCCCAATTGACATTCCTCACTCGTCCCACTTTTCCGCACATCTATATTCCGGAATTAGAGCTTAGAGTAGACCTCCCGCAGTAA
- a CDS encoding DUF1802 family protein, translating into MDTPIALREWAVAVKALEQGRQVIVLRKGGIAEETKEFKLESPKFFLFPSYEHQRPSLVKPEASDMVSLTQSEAEKLSDQIGITSYAEVIEDIEINDVETLQRLDKLHIWTEDYAEERLKWKKTKPLHVLILRVYKLETPQIIPMRDSYGGCKSWLHLENFENISSLPMKAVLSEQQFEQQTNTVRNQLKSRVK; encoded by the coding sequence GTGGACACCCCAATCGCATTAAGGGAATGGGCGGTAGCCGTCAAGGCTTTGGAGCAAGGCCGTCAGGTTATCGTGCTGCGTAAAGGTGGCATAGCCGAAGAAACTAAGGAGTTCAAGCTGGAAAGTCCGAAATTTTTTCTCTTTCCATCCTATGAGCACCAACGACCAAGCTTAGTTAAACCAGAAGCGAGTGATATGGTCAGCCTAACGCAATCTGAGGCGGAGAAATTGTCCGATCAAATAGGCATAACCTCTTATGCTGAAGTGATAGAGGATATAGAGATAAACGATGTCGAGACTCTACAGAGGCTTGATAAGCTTCACATCTGGACAGAGGATTATGCAGAAGAACGGTTGAAGTGGAAAAAAACAAAGCCGCTGCACGTATTAATTTTGCGAGTATATAAGCTGGAGACACCTCAGATCATTCCGATGAGAGATAGCTATGGTGGCTGTAAATCATGGCTTCATCTTGAAAATTTTGAGAATATATCCTCACTACCGATGAAAGCTGTCTTGAGTGAGCAACAATTTGAGCAACAAACTAATACAGTGAGGAATCAGCTGAAAAGTAGAGTAAAATGA
- the sufC gene encoding Fe-S cluster assembly ATPase SufC — MSTQFEIQGLKSSIEGKEILKGIDLKINGGEVHAIMGPNGTGKSTLASALMGHPKYEVTEGTVTLNGEDVLDMGVDERARAGLFLAMQYPSEITGVTNADFLRSAINARREEGNEISLIKFVRQMEKKMKELEMNPEFMHRYLNEGFSGGEKKRNEILQMMLLEPKLVILDEIDSGLDIDALRIVAEGVNAMRAEDRGFLIITHYQRLLDYITPDFVHVMMQGRIVKSGGPELAQRLEAEGYDWVKEELGIVDETVGQA, encoded by the coding sequence ATGTCGACTCAATTTGAAATACAAGGACTGAAATCGTCCATAGAAGGTAAAGAAATACTGAAGGGTATCGATCTTAAGATTAATGGCGGAGAAGTCCACGCGATCATGGGTCCTAACGGTACGGGTAAGAGTACGCTCGCATCCGCACTTATGGGACATCCTAAATATGAAGTAACTGAGGGAACTGTTACGCTTAACGGCGAAGATGTACTAGATATGGGAGTGGACGAGCGTGCACGCGCTGGACTCTTCTTGGCAATGCAATATCCAAGTGAAATTACGGGCGTAACAAACGCCGACTTCTTACGTAGTGCTATCAACGCACGTCGTGAGGAAGGAAATGAGATTTCACTTATTAAATTCGTACGTCAAATGGAGAAAAAGATGAAGGAGCTTGAAATGAACCCTGAGTTCATGCATCGCTACCTGAATGAAGGCTTCTCCGGCGGAGAGAAAAAGCGTAACGAAATTCTTCAAATGATGCTGCTTGAGCCTAAGCTCGTTATTTTGGATGAGATCGACTCCGGTCTTGATATTGATGCTCTACGCATCGTCGCAGAAGGCGTAAACGCCATGCGTGCAGAAGATCGTGGTTTCTTGATTATTACTCACTATCAGCGTTTGCTTGATTATATTACACCTGATTTCGTTCATGTTATGATGCAAGGCCGCATCGTGAAGTCCGGCGGTCCTGAGCTTGCACAACGTCTAGAAGCTGAAGGTTATGATTGGGTTAAAGAAGAACTGGGCATCGTCGACGAGACCGTCGGCCAAGCTTAA
- the sufD gene encoding Fe-S cluster assembly protein SufD: MSTPTTSIGRDAAAAIARSKNEPEWLITWREEAGQLATELDLPKPEKLPLTRWTLDHYGNDRPGQIVSSTADLPAAIIALLPEEESSALIVQHNSSVIYLQLSEELKAQGVILTSIEDAARNHEELLRQHFMTAYTKDEHKLAAVHAALWNGGVFLYVPRNVTIDAPIQALLFADDAEATFMPHVLVIADSNSRVSFVEQVASSLGDATATLLHNSAVEVFAKSGAVVRYAAVHQMDASAIDISYRRAILDADSRIEWIIGDLHNGNSITDTKSVLKGNGSTSDSKIISVGTGKQRMSLTTQAVHFGRSTESDMITRAVMKEEATAIINGVTKIEKGATKANGQQTEKVLMLSPKARGDANPILLIDEDDVKAGHAASVGQVNADQVYYLMSRGITRKEAERLIIHGFLDPVVSEIPLKGLREQLHRILERKLG, from the coding sequence ATGAGTACACCTACCACCTCTATCGGCAGAGACGCGGCAGCCGCGATTGCCCGCAGTAAGAACGAACCGGAGTGGTTAATCACTTGGCGTGAAGAAGCTGGACAGCTTGCAACTGAGCTTGATTTACCTAAGCCGGAGAAGCTCCCACTTACACGTTGGACGCTTGATCATTACGGTAACGATCGTCCTGGTCAAATTGTTTCATCAACTGCTGACCTACCTGCAGCTATTATTGCCTTGCTTCCTGAAGAAGAGAGCAGCGCATTAATCGTTCAGCATAACTCTTCTGTTATTTATTTGCAGCTATCGGAAGAGTTGAAAGCTCAAGGCGTCATCTTAACGAGTATTGAAGATGCGGCTCGTAATCACGAAGAGCTCCTTCGTCAGCATTTCATGACTGCTTATACTAAAGACGAGCATAAGCTTGCTGCTGTTCATGCAGCACTGTGGAACGGCGGAGTGTTCTTGTATGTTCCGCGTAATGTTACGATTGATGCTCCGATTCAAGCTTTGTTGTTTGCTGACGATGCTGAAGCAACATTTATGCCGCATGTACTTGTTATTGCGGATAGCAACAGTCGTGTATCCTTCGTTGAGCAAGTAGCTTCTTCCTTAGGGGACGCCACTGCTACGCTTCTTCATAACAGCGCAGTAGAAGTATTCGCTAAGTCAGGTGCAGTTGTTCGTTATGCTGCTGTTCATCAGATGGATGCAAGTGCAATTGATATTTCATATCGTCGTGCCATTCTGGACGCTGATTCTCGCATAGAGTGGATTATCGGAGATCTGCATAACGGTAATTCAATTACGGATACCAAATCCGTACTGAAAGGGAACGGATCCACTTCTGACTCCAAAATTATTTCTGTCGGAACTGGCAAGCAGCGTATGAGCTTAACAACTCAAGCTGTTCACTTCGGTCGGTCAACTGAAAGCGACATGATTACTCGTGCCGTCATGAAGGAAGAAGCGACTGCGATTATTAACGGCGTGACGAAGATTGAGAAGGGCGCTACCAAAGCAAACGGCCAGCAAACAGAGAAGGTTCTTATGCTAAGCCCGAAAGCTCGTGGAGACGCAAATCCGATTCTTCTTATCGACGAAGACGATGTCAAAGCAGGTCACGCAGCTAGTGTTGGCCAAGTCAATGCCGATCAGGTTTACTATTTGATGTCACGCGGAATTACTCGTAAAGAAGCGGAACGCCTTATCATACACGGGTTTCTAGATCCGGTTGTTTCTGAAATCCCGCTGAAAGGGTTGCGCGAGCAATTGCACCGCATCCTTGAAAGAAAGCTGGGCTGA
- a CDS encoding cysteine desulfurase encodes MDPLALKSEFPILNQDINGHPLVYLDNAATTQKPRSVIEAIKRYYEWDNANVHRGVHTLGSRATDAYEGAREKVARFLNAPASRQIIFTRGTTTALNIVASGYARQTLREGDEIVLTPMEHHSNLIPWQQAAKATGATLKYIPLQPDGTITLADVEATVTERTKIVAITYVSNVLGTINPIAKIAEIAHRNGAIIVVDGAQSTPHLKVDVQALDVDFYALSGHKMCGPTGIGALYGKAQLLERMEPVEFGGEMIDFVELYDSTWKELPWKFEGGTPMIAGAVGLGAAIDFLEQIGLHNIDQHEKKLTRYAIERLSNIDGLKIFGPREERAGLITFNLGDVHPHDVATVLDTEGIAVRAGHHCCQPLMRWLNVSATARASFYLYNTEHDVDRLAESLVKTKEFFGYESIR; translated from the coding sequence ATGGACCCCTTAGCGCTAAAATCGGAGTTTCCGATTCTTAATCAGGATATTAACGGTCACCCACTCGTATACCTAGATAATGCTGCAACGACTCAGAAGCCACGTTCTGTCATTGAAGCGATCAAGCGTTACTACGAGTGGGACAATGCCAATGTGCACCGTGGTGTTCATACGCTTGGGTCACGGGCAACGGATGCTTATGAAGGGGCTCGGGAGAAAGTTGCCCGGTTCCTCAATGCACCGGCTTCTCGTCAAATTATTTTCACGAGGGGTACGACAACAGCATTAAATATCGTAGCATCCGGTTATGCTCGTCAGACGCTTCGTGAGGGTGACGAGATCGTCCTCACTCCAATGGAGCATCACAGTAACCTGATCCCATGGCAGCAAGCCGCTAAGGCGACGGGAGCGACGCTCAAGTACATTCCACTGCAGCCAGACGGAACAATTACTCTGGCGGATGTAGAAGCGACAGTGACGGAGCGGACGAAAATTGTTGCCATCACTTATGTTTCCAATGTTCTTGGGACAATTAACCCGATTGCAAAGATTGCTGAGATTGCTCATCGTAACGGCGCAATCATCGTCGTAGACGGTGCTCAGAGCACGCCGCATCTCAAAGTGGATGTTCAAGCCCTTGATGTCGATTTCTACGCCCTCTCAGGTCACAAGATGTGCGGTCCAACTGGAATTGGGGCACTATACGGGAAAGCACAGCTGCTTGAACGCATGGAGCCCGTCGAGTTCGGCGGCGAGATGATTGATTTCGTTGAGCTCTATGATTCGACTTGGAAGGAGCTGCCTTGGAAGTTTGAAGGCGGTACGCCAATGATTGCAGGAGCTGTTGGACTGGGAGCGGCAATAGATTTTCTAGAGCAAATCGGACTTCACAATATCGACCAGCATGAGAAAAAGCTAACCCGGTATGCTATAGAGAGACTATCTAATATTGATGGGCTGAAGATTTTCGGTCCCCGCGAGGAGCGGGCTGGACTCATCACCTTTAATCTTGGAGACGTTCATCCGCATGACGTTGCAACTGTGCTCGATACGGAAGGCATTGCTGTTCGGGCAGGTCATCATTGCTGCCAGCCATTAATGAGATGGTTGAATGTTAGTGCGACAGCAAGAGCTAGCTTCTATTTATACAATACCGAGCACGATGTCGACCGGCTGGCTGAATCACTGGTAAAGACAAAGGAGTTTTTCGGTTATGAGTCAATTAGATGA
- the sufU gene encoding Fe-S cluster assembly sulfur transfer protein SufU — protein sequence MSQLDDLYRRVIMDHYKTPRNRGELEQDSVTVNLNNPTCGDRISLQLQLEDGIVRNVKFTGEGCSISMSSASMMTEAIMGKPAEEALEMADKFSAMMKGEAVEFEDYEDVEALSGVNKFPARIKCATLAWNALRKGVEQGAGKHEGIEE from the coding sequence ATGAGTCAATTAGATGATTTGTACCGCCGCGTCATTATGGATCATTACAAAACGCCGAGAAATCGCGGTGAGCTAGAACAGGATTCTGTTACCGTTAACCTGAATAACCCGACCTGTGGCGACCGTATATCCCTTCAGCTTCAGCTAGAGGATGGTATCGTCCGCAATGTTAAGTTCACCGGCGAGGGCTGCTCTATCAGTATGTCGTCAGCTTCAATGATGACGGAAGCGATTATGGGTAAACCCGCCGAGGAGGCGCTGGAGATGGCGGACAAATTTTCTGCGATGATGAAGGGCGAAGCTGTCGAATTCGAAGATTATGAAGACGTTGAGGCGTTATCAGGTGTGAATAAATTTCCGGCACGGATTAAATGCGCGACATTAGCATGGAATGCGCTTCGCAAAGGCGTAGAGCAAGGTGCAGGCAAGCACGAAGGCATTGAAGAGTAA
- the sufB gene encoding Fe-S cluster assembly protein SufB: MAKQMPEMEEYKYGFRDEHKAIFQSGKGLTEEIVRTISEMKGEPEWMLKFRLKSLEQFRKMEMPKWGGNMDDLDFEEIQYYVKPSEKQGKTWEEVPEEIKATFDKLGIPEAEQKFLAGVSAQYESEVVYHSMQEELTKQGVIFSDTDSAIREYPEIFKEYFGTVIPPTDNKFAALNSAVWSGGSFIYVPKGVQCTVPLQAYFRINSENMGQFERTLIIADEGSSVHYVEGCTAPVYSTNSLHSAVVEIIVKKDARVRYTTIQNWAPNIYNLVTKRAVAEENATMEWVDGNIGSKLTMKYPAVILKGRGAKGMVLSIAVAGKGQHQDAGAKMVHLAPDTSSTIISKSISKHGGKVTYRGLASFGRNAEGAKANIKCDTLILDDQSTSDTIPYNEIMNDNITLEHEATVSKVSEDQLFYLMSRGLTDAEATQMIVMGFIEPFTKELPMEYAVEMNRLIKFEMEGSIG, from the coding sequence ATGGCTAAGCAAATGCCCGAAATGGAAGAGTACAAGTACGGGTTTCGCGATGAGCATAAGGCTATATTCCAATCCGGTAAAGGTCTGACCGAGGAAATCGTTCGTACGATTTCTGAGATGAAGGGCGAGCCAGAATGGATGCTTAAATTCCGCTTGAAGTCCTTAGAGCAATTCCGGAAGATGGAAATGCCTAAATGGGGCGGAAATATGGATGATCTAGATTTCGAGGAAATCCAGTACTATGTTAAGCCTTCTGAGAAGCAAGGTAAAACATGGGAAGAGGTTCCTGAAGAAATCAAAGCGACATTTGATAAGCTTGGTATTCCAGAAGCGGAACAGAAATTCCTCGCTGGTGTATCAGCTCAGTACGAATCCGAGGTTGTATACCACAGCATGCAAGAGGAATTAACGAAGCAAGGCGTTATTTTCTCCGATACGGATTCGGCTATTCGCGAGTATCCTGAAATCTTTAAGGAATATTTCGGAACAGTTATCCCGCCTACGGATAACAAATTCGCAGCATTGAACAGCGCAGTATGGTCTGGAGGAAGCTTCATCTATGTTCCTAAAGGCGTGCAATGTACGGTTCCGCTTCAAGCGTATTTCCGCATCAACTCGGAAAACATGGGACAATTCGAGCGTACGCTTATCATCGCTGATGAAGGTAGCTCCGTTCACTATGTAGAGGGCTGTACAGCGCCTGTATATAGCACGAACTCTCTACACAGCGCAGTTGTTGAGATCATCGTGAAAAAGGACGCTCGCGTTCGTTACACGACGATTCAGAACTGGGCTCCGAACATCTACAATCTCGTTACTAAGCGTGCTGTTGCAGAAGAGAATGCAACAATGGAATGGGTAGATGGTAACATCGGCTCTAAGCTGACGATGAAGTACCCAGCTGTTATCCTTAAAGGACGCGGAGCTAAAGGTATGGTTCTTTCCATCGCTGTAGCGGGTAAAGGACAGCATCAGGATGCTGGCGCGAAAATGGTTCACTTGGCTCCGGATACGAGCTCGACTATTATTTCCAAGTCGATCTCCAAGCATGGCGGCAAGGTTACGTATCGTGGTCTGGCTTCCTTTGGTCGCAATGCTGAGGGTGCTAAGGCTAACATCAAGTGTGATACGCTCATCCTAGATGATCAGTCCACAAGTGACACGATTCCTTACAATGAAATTATGAACGACAATATTACGCTTGAGCATGAAGCAACTGTTTCTAAGGTATCAGAAGACCAATTGTTCTATCTGATGAGCCGTGGACTAACTGATGCTGAAGCTACACAAATGATTGTTATGGGCTTCATCGAGCCATTCACTAAAGAATTACCGATGGAGTATGCAGTCGAAATGAACCGTCTCATTAAATTTGAGATGGAAGGTAGTATTGGTTAA
- a CDS encoding tyrosine-type recombinase/integrase: MLFGEVVDEWLAHKKRELKDSTYRQTESNVRLHIRPDFENKLIMKTKRIDIKKWIQGYVDKLDKKGKPEYSYGSCLKYLSIMKSIFHFAVYELEVLEKSPADRLKVPVKDKTEKKEDVKFFSLGELNQLLSYMKGYKHQRFEGYQIYYMLMYFMSQTGLRISETLALRWSDINGNQLNVERQTSRDNNNKLILTTLKNTSSYRTIGMNEDLLRELKRFKVKQNELILGSVSFQQNTDHIIFQNYLGNYLTPSTVRESINDYCINAGVEYKGTHGFRHTHAVLLLESGASLVFVSKRLGHKTIKTTADTYLSITEKIEEDELKKFASYTQTQF; the protein is encoded by the coding sequence ATGTTGTTTGGGGAAGTAGTAGACGAATGGTTGGCACATAAAAAACGTGAACTGAAGGACTCAACCTACAGGCAAACCGAGAGTAACGTCCGATTGCATATCAGGCCTGACTTCGAGAACAAACTAATAATGAAAACAAAGAGGATTGACATTAAGAAGTGGATACAAGGGTATGTTGATAAGTTGGATAAGAAGGGGAAACCAGAATATTCATATGGATCATGCCTAAAGTATTTATCTATCATGAAGAGTATCTTCCACTTTGCTGTCTACGAATTAGAGGTACTTGAGAAAAGCCCTGCTGATCGTCTAAAAGTTCCAGTAAAAGACAAGACCGAGAAAAAGGAAGATGTAAAATTCTTCTCACTAGGGGAGTTAAATCAACTTTTAAGCTACATGAAGGGATACAAGCATCAGAGATTTGAAGGATACCAAATTTACTACATGCTTATGTATTTTATGAGTCAGACAGGTTTACGGATAAGCGAGACTTTGGCACTTAGGTGGTCAGACATAAATGGAAATCAACTAAACGTCGAGCGGCAAACGAGCAGAGACAACAACAATAAATTAATCCTAACAACGCTCAAGAATACATCCTCTTACCGTACGATCGGAATGAATGAGGATCTGTTGAGGGAACTCAAACGATTCAAAGTAAAACAAAACGAACTGATTCTTGGTAGTGTATCGTTTCAACAGAACACGGATCATATCATTTTTCAAAACTACCTGGGCAACTATCTAACACCCTCAACAGTTAGAGAGTCAATTAATGATTACTGTATTAATGCTGGTGTTGAGTACAAGGGGACACATGGATTCCGACATACCCACGCCGTGCTTTTACTGGAGTCAGGAGCAAGTCTGGTCTTCGTTTCGAAGCGACTAGGACACAAGACGATAAAGACCACAGCGGATACCTACCTATCAATCACCGAAAAAATTGAAGAAGACGAACTTAAAAAGTTCGCCTCCTACACCCAAACACAATTTTGA
- a CDS encoding ImmA/IrrE family metallo-endopeptidase produces MGIKLLVSQLTRKHGTNNPFTIAAKKNILVLFEPLGGMMGYFNTYKRIPMIHINSDLDYTEQLYTCAHELGHAILHRNINTPFLRRHTLLSIEKIEREANQLAVELLIPDKLLIEGASIYDAASMCGVPAEVAYLKQPPSKRLK; encoded by the coding sequence ATGGGGATTAAACTCTTAGTCAGTCAGCTAACCCGCAAGCACGGAACGAACAATCCTTTCACGATTGCAGCTAAGAAAAACATCCTTGTCTTATTCGAACCCCTTGGCGGTATGATGGGTTACTTTAATACTTATAAACGAATACCAATGATACACATCAACAGTGATCTTGATTATACTGAACAGCTCTATACATGCGCACACGAGCTCGGTCACGCGATCTTGCATCGAAATATAAATACACCGTTCCTACGCCGGCATACGTTGTTAAGCATCGAAAAGATTGAACGTGAAGCCAATCAGCTAGCAGTCGAATTATTAATCCCGGACAAGCTATTAATTGAAGGGGCGTCAATCTACGATGCTGCATCTATGTGTGGCGTTCCAGCAGAGGTGGCATACCTTAAACAGCCACCAAGTAAGCGTTTAAAATAA
- a CDS encoding helix-turn-helix domain-containing protein: MVSRGEYLSKIIEEKGFNVMSLSKASGVAYTTIRSMIERDLANASIDNVLKICATLGITAESLNEKALSHKEERDIATDLERMIGELDSNEALAFHGEPMDDETKELMRISLENSLRLAKGMAKQKFNPNKNK; this comes from the coding sequence GTGGTAAGTAGAGGCGAGTATCTTTCGAAGATCATCGAGGAAAAAGGGTTCAATGTTATGAGTTTATCCAAAGCATCTGGTGTAGCCTATACGACTATTAGGTCAATGATTGAAAGGGATTTAGCCAATGCTTCTATAGATAACGTTTTGAAAATATGTGCTACTCTTGGCATAACGGCAGAATCTCTGAACGAAAAAGCGTTATCCCACAAAGAAGAGCGCGACATCGCAACAGATTTGGAACGTATGATCGGAGAACTGGACTCAAACGAGGCATTAGCTTTCCATGGGGAACCGATGGATGACGAAACAAAAGAGCTCATGAGGATATCGCTCGAGAATTCTCTGCGACTGGCAAAGGGAATGGCTAAGCAGAAATTCAACCCAAATAAAAACAAATAA
- a CDS encoding XRE family transcriptional regulator produces the protein MYPNLTAELARRGLKQKDIIPVLKTNRPATVSEKLNGKAPLLLDEAFLIQAAFFPDLSLGYLFDKDVKNVH, from the coding sequence ATGTACCCTAATTTGACAGCTGAGCTGGCGCGTAGAGGGTTAAAGCAAAAAGACATCATTCCTGTACTGAAGACAAACCGGCCGGCAACCGTTTCTGAAAAATTAAATGGTAAAGCACCATTGCTACTCGACGAAGCGTTTCTGATTCAGGCAGCATTCTTTCCGGATCTGTCTCTGGGCTATTTGTTTGATAAGGATGTTAAAAACGTCCACTGA
- a CDS encoding group-specific protein, giving the protein MLAVQINEVEVKQLCRDRITELVKEVDAEYVFWDSKELMKRTCMSWNFIQEQFFFNPRFPKRKVNSKWYFPAKATRKFLEQWLDEQTQ; this is encoded by the coding sequence GTGCTTGCTGTTCAGATTAATGAAGTAGAAGTTAAGCAGCTGTGCCGTGATCGGATCACGGAGTTAGTAAAGGAAGTAGATGCCGAATACGTATTTTGGGATTCTAAGGAGCTAATGAAACGCACCTGTATGAGTTGGAACTTCATTCAGGAACAATTCTTCTTTAACCCTAGATTTCCAAAACGGAAGGTCAATAGCAAGTGGTATTTCCCAGCTAAGGCGACCCGTAAGTTCTTGGAACAGTGGCTGGACGAACAAACCCAATAA